From Rhodothermales bacterium, a single genomic window includes:
- a CDS encoding CFI-box-CTERM domain-containing protein produces MEPTRPPKNDPPPKNTDALSDQTKRQIEGLKAAVNSESDDEPDEDEEEESPQRRPRGFLFGGRRREEKKEPETYNEFWYKEPNIQIKVPKPDAELEVLLDALQASREQLETLKRSYCRSKQRRYKDISDAYYHEIKRIVNAVEALKDVLASRGDEYRVYFTDREHPDIACKRIIVDCFVASSLYGCDACETDRLRYFRDVYLARNAFGRRFIRFYYSTLGPRGAALLNDRPTLTRWTRTLLDPIVRRLPHPPAS; encoded by the coding sequence GTGGAACCGACCAGACCGCCCAAAAACGATCCCCCGCCGAAAAACACCGACGCCCTGTCCGATCAGACCAAAAGGCAGATCGAGGGGCTGAAGGCCGCGGTAAACAGCGAGTCGGACGACGAGCCCGACGAGGACGAGGAGGAGGAATCTCCCCAGCGCCGGCCCCGGGGGTTTTTGTTTGGCGGCCGGCGGCGTGAGGAGAAGAAGGAGCCGGAGACCTACAACGAGTTCTGGTACAAGGAGCCGAATATCCAGATCAAGGTCCCGAAGCCCGACGCCGAGCTGGAGGTCCTGCTGGACGCGCTCCAGGCGAGCCGGGAGCAGCTCGAAACGCTGAAGCGGTCGTACTGCCGGTCGAAGCAGCGCCGCTATAAGGACATCAGCGACGCCTACTACCACGAAATCAAGCGCATCGTGAACGCCGTGGAGGCGCTCAAGGACGTGCTGGCATCGCGCGGCGACGAGTATCGCGTGTATTTCACCGACCGGGAGCATCCGGACATCGCCTGCAAGCGCATCATCGTCGACTGCTTCGTCGCGTCTTCCCTGTACGGATGCGACGCCTGCGAGACCGATCGGCTGCGGTATTTCCGCGACGTATATCTGGCCCGCAACGCCTTCGGCCGGCGTTTCATCCGGTTCTACTATAGCACGCTGGGCCCCCGCGGCGCCGCCTTGCTGAACGACCGCCCCACCCTGACGCGCTGGACGCGCACCCTGCTCGATCCGATCGTGCGCCGACTGCCCCACCCTCCCGCCTCCTGA
- a CDS encoding DUF5009 domain-containing protein — MTTRSPLLADVPPHRLLSLDVFRGGIMVLLAGEAANVYGSLGDAVAGHPVLEAIVTQFHHHPWNGLRFWDLIQPFFMFIVGVAMAYSVRKRRERGESWSGTLRHIVIRCALLLLFGVMLHCGYAGHLVWELWNVLSQLSVTILVAYLLFNLPWRTQLIVSLALIGLTEVLYRTFPLEGFNEPFVQGKSFGAYMDMVLMGKINGGGWVAINALPTSAHTIWGVIAGKWLQEERAPGDKIRWLAIWGIIGLAIGYGLDGAGVTPIIKRICTSSFVIVSGGWCLLALAATYALVDVKGYRRFAPFFVVVGANSIFIYLFFETVGHQWFNGFVGIFTLGIAGWLHLPETAGAVVTAFTVLALEWGLCYLLYRRRWFFKI; from the coding sequence ATGACCACCCGATCGCCGTTGCTCGCCGACGTCCCCCCGCATCGCCTCCTCTCGCTCGATGTCTTCCGGGGTGGCATCATGGTGCTGCTGGCCGGCGAGGCGGCGAACGTGTACGGGTCGCTGGGCGATGCCGTGGCCGGCCACCCGGTCCTCGAGGCGATCGTAACGCAGTTCCATCACCATCCCTGGAACGGCCTGCGCTTCTGGGACCTGATCCAGCCGTTCTTCATGTTCATCGTCGGCGTGGCGATGGCTTACTCCGTCCGCAAACGGCGTGAGCGGGGCGAGTCGTGGTCGGGCACGTTGCGCCATATCGTCATCCGGTGCGCGTTGCTGTTGCTGTTCGGGGTGATGCTGCACTGCGGCTACGCCGGCCATCTGGTGTGGGAACTCTGGAACGTGTTGTCCCAGCTGTCGGTCACCATTCTCGTGGCCTACCTGCTGTTCAACCTGCCGTGGCGCACCCAGCTGATCGTGTCGCTCGCCCTGATCGGCCTGACCGAGGTGCTGTACCGCACCTTCCCCCTGGAGGGCTTCAACGAGCCGTTTGTCCAGGGCAAGAGTTTCGGGGCCTACATGGATATGGTGTTGATGGGGAAGATCAACGGGGGCGGCTGGGTGGCGATCAACGCGCTGCCGACGTCGGCGCACACGATCTGGGGCGTGATCGCCGGCAAGTGGCTTCAGGAAGAGCGGGCGCCCGGAGACAAGATCCGCTGGCTGGCGATCTGGGGGATTATCGGTCTGGCGATCGGCTACGGGCTCGACGGGGCCGGCGTGACGCCCATCATCAAGCGCATCTGCACGAGTTCGTTCGTGATCGTGTCCGGCGGATGGTGCCTGCTGGCGCTGGCGGCGACGTACGCGCTGGTCGACGTAAAAGGCTACAGACGTTTTGCGCCTTTTTTCGTTGTCGTCGGGGCCAACTCCATCTTTATTTACCTCTTCTTTGAGACGGTCGGCCATCAGTGGTTCAACGGCTTCGTCGGCATCTTCACCCTCGGCATCGCCGGGTGGCTCCATCTGCCGGAGACGGCCGGCGCGGTCGTGACGGCGTTCACCGTCCTGGCGCTCGAGTGGGGCCTCTGCTACCTGCTCTACCGCCGGCGGTGGTTCTTCAAGATCTGA
- a CDS encoding response regulator, giving the protein MPATNALNPLLEKQVRQHLGDAADLPEEVALLLRAVSESYGRFQRDRQLLERAMDLSSNELLAVNAKLRKERDHQAEMLVDLREEIERREVAEAALRDSQRLLAQLLEAVPVGVMVVDRNGSTHYVNKMAKELCGLAREEFTLEALTGQFKVFMRDSDQTYPIERLPIMRALNGESAMVDDIDLLQNATRIPLQSWGAPVYNGDGEIEYAISAFADISGRLAVEEALRKAKDDADAAARAKSEFLANMSHEIRTPMNGVIGMTSLLLETTLSLEQQDFVNVIRSSGESLLTIINDILDFSKIEARKLVMERHPFELRACLEDALDLLVPAASAKGLELLLYVEHDVPGTIVSDVTRIRQIVVNLLSNAVKFTPAGEISVHVTAEKLQQAQYRIAIQVRDTGIGIPADRLDSLFESFSQVDASTTRKYGGTGLGLAISYQLSELLGGGLSVQSTEGAGSTFTCTFVAAAEHTPTSESRQLEGKRVLIVDDNATNRRILSLQTQAWGMLPETAESAEEALALIEGGASFDLGLFDMQMPQMDGVTLAREMAANERLVAMPVVLLSSIGQNMMKDRSVIHAWLSKPVKSEQLRRTISGALHLPIDEQPPETPAALRPRTVIQQTGTRVLLAEDNVINQKVATKMLENMGFRVDVAANGFEVLDALDRIPYDVVLMDMMMPEMDGIEATRAIRERYDAERQPVIIAMTANAMSEDQNACLEAGMDDFVSKPVKSETLRKALSLWVPVETVMHPD; this is encoded by the coding sequence ATGCCGGCAACGAACGCGCTCAATCCATTACTCGAAAAACAGGTACGCCAACATCTGGGTGATGCCGCGGACCTGCCCGAGGAAGTCGCCCTGCTCCTGCGCGCGGTAAGCGAATCGTACGGCCGGTTTCAGCGCGACCGCCAGCTGCTCGAACGGGCCATGGACCTGAGCTCCAACGAACTGCTGGCCGTGAATGCCAAACTTCGAAAAGAGCGCGATCACCAGGCCGAGATGCTCGTGGACCTCCGCGAGGAAATCGAGCGAAGGGAAGTGGCCGAGGCCGCGCTCCGCGACAGCCAGCGGCTCCTTGCGCAGTTGCTCGAGGCGGTGCCCGTCGGGGTCATGGTGGTGGATCGGAACGGGAGCACGCACTACGTCAACAAGATGGCGAAAGAGCTGTGCGGGCTGGCCCGGGAAGAGTTCACGCTCGAAGCGTTGACCGGGCAGTTCAAGGTCTTCATGCGGGATTCCGATCAGACCTACCCAATCGAGCGGCTGCCGATCATGCGCGCGCTCAACGGGGAATCGGCGATGGTGGACGATATCGACCTCTTGCAGAATGCGACGCGCATCCCCCTTCAGTCGTGGGGCGCTCCGGTGTACAATGGCGACGGGGAGATCGAATACGCCATCTCGGCCTTTGCCGATATCTCCGGCCGGCTCGCCGTGGAAGAGGCGCTCCGCAAGGCCAAGGACGACGCCGACGCCGCCGCGCGCGCGAAGAGTGAGTTCCTGGCCAACATGAGCCACGAAATCCGCACGCCCATGAACGGCGTGATCGGGATGACGTCGCTGCTGCTGGAGACGACGCTCTCGCTCGAACAACAGGATTTTGTGAATGTCATCCGGTCGAGCGGCGAGTCGCTGCTCACCATCATCAACGACATCCTGGACTTCTCGAAAATCGAGGCGCGAAAGCTGGTCATGGAGCGCCACCCGTTCGAGTTGCGCGCGTGTCTGGAGGATGCCCTGGACCTGCTCGTGCCGGCCGCGAGCGCCAAAGGACTCGAATTGCTGCTCTACGTCGAGCATGACGTACCCGGCACCATCGTCAGCGACGTCACGCGCATCCGGCAGATCGTCGTCAACCTGTTGTCCAACGCGGTCAAGTTCACGCCGGCAGGCGAAATCTCGGTCCACGTCACGGCGGAAAAGCTGCAGCAAGCCCAGTATCGAATCGCGATCCAGGTCCGCGATACCGGCATCGGCATTCCGGCCGACCGCCTCGATAGCCTGTTCGAGTCGTTCAGCCAGGTCGACGCCTCGACGACCCGGAAATACGGCGGCACGGGGCTCGGCCTGGCCATCAGCTATCAGCTCAGCGAACTGCTGGGGGGCGGGCTGTCGGTGCAGAGTACGGAGGGCGCCGGCTCTACCTTCACGTGCACGTTCGTGGCCGCGGCCGAACACACCCCGACCTCCGAATCGCGCCAGCTGGAAGGAAAACGCGTCCTGATCGTCGACGACAACGCCACGAATCGGCGCATCCTGTCGCTGCAGACCCAGGCCTGGGGCATGCTGCCCGAAACCGCCGAGTCGGCCGAGGAGGCCCTCGCGCTGATCGAGGGCGGCGCGAGCTTCGATCTGGGGCTGTTTGATATGCAGATGCCGCAGATGGATGGCGTTACCCTGGCCCGGGAAATGGCGGCCAACGAGCGCCTCGTCGCGATGCCCGTCGTGCTGCTCAGCTCGATCGGACAGAACATGATGAAGGACCGATCGGTGATCCACGCGTGGCTGTCGAAACCGGTGAAGTCGGAGCAGCTCCGACGCACGATTTCGGGCGCGCTGCACCTCCCGATCGACGAACAGCCGCCCGAGACGCCGGCGGCCCTGCGGCCCCGGACCGTGATCCAGCAGACCGGCACGCGCGTGCTGCTGGCGGAGGACAATGTGATCAACCAAAAGGTCGCCACCAAGATGCTCGAGAATATGGGCTTTCGGGTCGATGTGGCAGCCAACGGCTTCGAGGTGCTGGACGCCCTCGATCGCATTCCCTACGACGTCGTGCTGATGGATATGATGATGCCGGAGATGGACGGCATCGAGGCGACCCGCGCGATACGGGAACGGTATGACGCGGAGCGCCAGCCGGTGATCATCGCCATGACCGCCAACGCGATGTCCGAGGACCAGAACGCCTGCCTGGAAGCCGGCATGGACGATTTTGTCTCCAAGCCGGTCAAGAGCGAGACGCTCCGGAAAGCCCTCAGCCTCTGGGTGCCCGTCGAAACGGTCATGCATCCGGACTGA
- a CDS encoding NAD(P)H-binding protein: MTGTTKGRILIAGASGTLGGHLTREFTSRGWWVRTLSRTAGPAPESSDDHRVADIRDGRAVREACEGVDTVFSAVGASLSMAPKLWSPDFHTVDFKGNLSLLTAARQAGVRHFGYASVFRKPELRHLAYVKAHTDFEDALQDSGLAYSIVQPTGYFSAFSVIPRIVRYGIAPLIGDGSARTNPIHEADLAAVCANAIEAGEAVVPVGGPDIFTRQEVFDLAFTASRQKPRYVQLPRFVMGANRLLIAPFDPRLSQLLAFFERVSTTDIVAPPFGTHRLPAYLKAEVARVRS; this comes from the coding sequence ATGACGGGCACAACAAAAGGCCGGATCCTGATCGCAGGCGCCTCCGGAACGCTGGGAGGGCACCTGACGCGCGAATTCACGTCGCGGGGGTGGTGGGTTCGCACGCTGAGTCGCACCGCCGGCCCGGCGCCGGAATCGTCCGACGACCACCGCGTTGCCGATATCCGCGATGGGCGCGCCGTCCGCGAAGCCTGCGAGGGCGTCGACACGGTATTTTCGGCGGTAGGGGCCTCGCTGAGCATGGCTCCGAAGCTGTGGTCGCCGGACTTCCACACGGTCGATTTTAAAGGCAACCTCAGCCTGTTGACCGCTGCCCGGCAAGCCGGCGTGCGGCATTTCGGGTACGCGTCCGTCTTTCGGAAGCCCGAACTCCGGCATCTGGCCTATGTTAAGGCGCACACGGACTTCGAGGACGCGCTGCAGGACTCCGGCCTGGCCTACTCGATCGTTCAGCCCACCGGCTATTTCTCCGCGTTTTCCGTCATCCCGAGAATCGTGCGCTACGGCATCGCCCCGCTGATCGGCGACGGGTCGGCGCGGACGAACCCCATCCATGAGGCCGACCTCGCCGCGGTCTGCGCCAACGCGATCGAGGCCGGCGAGGCGGTGGTCCCCGTCGGTGGCCCGGACATCTTCACGCGGCAGGAAGTATTCGATCTTGCCTTCACGGCCAGCCGGCAGAAGCCCCGCTACGTGCAACTGCCGCGTTTCGTGATGGGCGCCAACCGGTTGCTCATCGCCCCGTTCGATCCGCGGCTCAGCCAGCTGCTCGCCTTTTTCGAGCGCGTGAGCACCACCGACATCGTCGCGCCGCCATTTGGAACGCATCGGCTGCCGGCGTATCTAAAGGCCGAAGTCGCGCGCGTCCGAAGCTGA
- a CDS encoding SCP2 sterol-binding domain-containing protein, translating to MPEIFTDAWAAAWCGKLETSDAYRKAASSWKKPMVFILEADPSQGIPVDRALYLDLEAGRCKGVRLATPADEADVPYVVSGPIDAWRGLLEKVVDPMTTLLSGKLRLKKGSLFSLMPYANAAFAMLEAAMTVDSTYPSSS from the coding sequence ATGCCCGAAATATTTACCGATGCGTGGGCCGCGGCCTGGTGCGGCAAGCTGGAAACGTCGGACGCCTACCGCAAGGCAGCCTCGTCCTGGAAAAAACCCATGGTCTTTATCCTCGAGGCCGACCCTTCCCAGGGCATACCCGTGGATCGGGCGCTGTACCTCGACCTCGAAGCCGGCCGCTGCAAGGGTGTGCGCCTGGCGACACCGGCCGACGAGGCGGACGTCCCGTATGTCGTCTCCGGCCCGATCGATGCCTGGCGGGGCCTGCTCGAAAAGGTCGTGGATCCGATGACGACGCTGCTCTCCGGCAAGCTCCGACTCAAGAAAGGCAGCCTGTTTTCGTTGATGCCCTACGCCAATGCGGCCTTCGCCATGCTCGAAGCCGCCATGACGGTCGACTCGACCTATCCCTCATCCTCCTGA